One Thiocapsa bogorovii DNA segment encodes these proteins:
- the aroC gene encoding chorismate synthase — MSGNSFGRVFVFTSFGESHGPAIGGVVDGCPPGLALAAADLQRDLDRRKPGQSRHTTQRRESDTVEILSGVFEGVTTGAPIGLLIRNEDQRSKDYSEIAARYRPGHADYTYDQKYGRRDYRGGGRSSARETAVRVAAGAIAKKYLSEHAGILVRGYLSQLGPIRPASLDWDQVERNPFFCPCAETVPRLEAYMDELRKEGNSIGAAITVVASGMPTGLGEPVFDRLDADIAHGMMSINAVKGVEIGAGFACVEQKGTEHRDEMTPEGFLSNHAGGMLGGISSGQDVLVRIALKPTSSIRLPGRTIDTAGHATEVVTKGRHDPCVGIRATPIAEAMLALVLMDHLLRHRGQNAGVVPPTPPIPA; from the coding sequence ATGTCCGGGAACAGCTTCGGGCGCGTCTTCGTCTTCACCAGCTTCGGCGAGAGCCACGGTCCGGCCATCGGCGGCGTCGTCGACGGCTGTCCCCCCGGCCTTGCACTCGCGGCCGCGGATCTGCAGCGTGACTTGGATCGACGCAAGCCGGGGCAGTCGCGTCACACCACCCAGCGGCGCGAGTCCGATACCGTGGAGATCCTCTCGGGTGTCTTCGAAGGCGTGACCACGGGAGCACCTATCGGGCTGCTGATCCGCAACGAGGATCAGCGCTCCAAGGACTACTCGGAGATCGCCGCGCGCTATCGGCCGGGTCACGCCGACTACACCTACGACCAGAAATATGGTCGACGCGACTATCGCGGCGGCGGGCGTTCCTCGGCGCGGGAGACCGCCGTGCGGGTCGCGGCCGGGGCGATCGCCAAGAAATACCTGTCCGAGCACGCCGGTATCTTGGTGCGCGGCTATCTGTCGCAACTCGGCCCGATCCGCCCCGCAAGCCTCGACTGGGATCAGGTCGAGCGCAACCCCTTCTTCTGCCCCTGTGCCGAGACGGTGCCTCGACTCGAGGCGTACATGGACGAGCTGCGTAAAGAAGGCAACTCCATCGGCGCGGCGATCACGGTCGTGGCGAGCGGCATGCCGACGGGTCTCGGCGAGCCTGTATTCGATCGGCTCGATGCCGACATCGCCCACGGCATGATGAGCATCAACGCCGTCAAGGGTGTCGAGATCGGCGCCGGCTTCGCCTGCGTCGAGCAAAAGGGCACCGAGCACCGCGACGAGATGACCCCCGAGGGGTTTCTCTCCAACCACGCCGGCGGCATGCTCGGCGGGATCTCCTCGGGCCAGGACGTGCTGGTGCGCATCGCGTTGAAGCCGACCTCCAGCATTCGGCTGCCGGGTCGTACCATCGACACCGCCGGTCATGCGACGGAGGTGGTCACCAAGGGGCGACACGACCCTTGCGTCGGAATTCGTGCCACACCCATCGCCGAGGCCATGCTCGCATTGGTCCTGATGGACCACCTGCTGCGGCATCGCGGCCAGAACGCCGGGGTCGTCCCGCCGACACCGCCTATCCCCGCCTGA
- a CDS encoding MFS transporter, whose translation MPYWRLSGYYFFYFAALGALVPFWGPYLQSKGFDALAIGQLMAILVGTKIVAPMLWGHIVDITGRRMPIVRFAALVSAVTFIGVFPAERFWTIAAAMVLFSFFWNASLPQMEAVTFNHLRHRPAGYALIRLWGSVGFILVVAILGVQLESAPMSVVPIWVLILFVGIWLSTLAVPDSAPVTGGHATLSLRALLARPDVRAFLAACFLMQASHGIYYAFYSIHLAAMGYSTSAIGALWALGVVAEVLVFLVMRNLLERFGARHVLIWSLAIAVVRWILIGIFVAIPAIAIFAQLMHAATFGTFHAAAIHLVHQYFRGRTQGRGQALYNSLSFGAGGALGSLIGGLLWSSAGAGVTFGIASGAAALGLLATWRWVDRSPTKVAGH comes from the coding sequence ATGCCCTACTGGCGACTTTCCGGCTATTATTTTTTCTATTTCGCCGCCCTAGGTGCCTTGGTGCCTTTTTGGGGCCCCTATCTGCAATCGAAGGGGTTCGACGCCCTGGCGATCGGCCAACTCATGGCGATCCTGGTGGGCACCAAGATCGTCGCGCCGATGCTTTGGGGGCATATCGTCGACATCACCGGTCGGCGAATGCCGATCGTGCGTTTCGCCGCGCTGGTCTCGGCGGTGACCTTTATCGGCGTCTTTCCGGCCGAACGCTTTTGGACCATCGCGGCGGCCATGGTCCTGTTCAGCTTCTTCTGGAACGCATCGCTCCCGCAGATGGAGGCGGTCACCTTCAATCACCTGCGTCATCGGCCTGCGGGCTACGCCCTGATTCGGCTATGGGGCTCGGTCGGGTTCATCTTGGTGGTCGCGATTTTGGGCGTTCAGTTGGAGTCGGCGCCGATGAGCGTGGTGCCGATCTGGGTGCTCATCCTTTTCGTCGGCATTTGGCTCTCGACCCTGGCGGTCCCGGACAGTGCGCCCGTCACCGGGGGGCACGCCACCCTGTCGTTGCGCGCGCTCCTGGCGCGTCCGGACGTCAGGGCATTCCTCGCCGCATGCTTTCTCATGCAGGCGAGTCACGGGATCTATTACGCGTTTTACTCGATTCATCTTGCCGCGATGGGGTACTCGACCTCCGCGATCGGCGCGCTTTGGGCACTCGGCGTGGTCGCCGAGGTGCTGGTGTTTCTCGTGATGCGCAACCTGCTTGAGCGTTTCGGCGCGCGCCATGTCTTGATCTGGAGTCTGGCGATCGCGGTCGTTCGGTGGATTCTGATCGGTATCTTCGTGGCGATCCCAGCGATTGCGATCTTTGCCCAACTCATGCACGCCGCCACCTTCGGGACCTTCCATGCCGCCGCGATCCATCTCGTCCATCAGTATTTTCGCGGACGCACCCAGGGGCGCGGACAGGCCCTGTACAACAGCCTGAGCTTCGGTGCCGGCGGGGCGCTCGGCAGTCTGATCGGGGGGCTGCTCTGGAGCAGCGCGGGTGCAGGTGTCACGTTCGGGATCGCATCGGGTGCCGCAGCGCTTGGACTGCTCGCGACCTGGCGCTGGGTGGATCGTTCCCCGACGAAGGTTGCCGGCCACTAA
- a CDS encoding DUF1840 domain-containing protein, giving the protein MLVTFRTKAYANITMFGDVAVALLKLMGHSGAVPGALMPEDIPAALSRLKAAVEEHAEEPLDPAPSGTQPSPQDGKEGQYVSLAHRALPLIELLTAAAADGEYVMWD; this is encoded by the coding sequence ATGCTGGTCACATTTCGAACCAAGGCCTATGCCAACATCACCATGTTCGGCGACGTCGCCGTCGCCCTCCTCAAACTCATGGGACACAGCGGTGCAGTCCCGGGGGCACTGATGCCGGAGGATATCCCGGCGGCATTGTCAAGACTGAAGGCTGCAGTGGAGGAGCACGCGGAGGAACCGCTCGACCCGGCTCCCAGCGGCACTCAACCGTCACCGCAGGACGGCAAAGAGGGCCAATATGTGAGTCTTGCCCATCGGGCGCTGCCTTTGATCGAGCTGCTGACCGCAGCGGCGGCCGACGGCGAATATGTCATGTGGGACTGA
- a CDS encoding hydrolase, which translates to MGAITRSTFRPAWWLPGAHLQTLWPSLSRPRRRPDLARRRIELADGDFIDLAIGRGAGPRVLVIHGLEGGLESHYAATLVARLEREGYQPLFMFLRGCSEEPNRLDRAYHSGATEDLAEVLAVLRADPQGPPAAAIGFSLGANLLLKYLGETEQPAVGSAIAVSVPFVLRDAMLRLDIGFSKIYRRYLLGKLKVSLRRKFAGRRFPLDVDLDAIRDFNAFDDSVTAPLNGFEGVFDYYSRASCRQYLPTIRTPTLIIQAVDDPFMFPTTIPWEHELGPGITLELADHGGHVGFIDGRWPWRAHYWLEDRIVSGLRKTCRPG; encoded by the coding sequence ATGGGCGCGATCACACGCAGCACCTTCCGACCGGCCTGGTGGCTTCCAGGTGCACACCTACAAACGCTTTGGCCGAGTCTGTCGCGGCCGCGGCGGCGACCCGATCTCGCGCGCCGACGCATCGAGCTGGCGGACGGCGATTTCATCGATCTCGCGATCGGCCGTGGCGCCGGACCGCGAGTCCTGGTGATTCATGGGCTTGAGGGCGGGCTCGAGTCTCACTATGCCGCGACTCTTGTTGCCCGCCTGGAACGCGAGGGCTATCAACCCCTTTTCATGTTCCTGCGCGGCTGCTCCGAGGAGCCCAATCGGCTCGATCGGGCCTACCACTCGGGTGCCACCGAAGACCTGGCCGAGGTCCTCGCCGTCCTCCGTGCGGACCCCCAGGGTCCGCCGGCCGCCGCGATCGGTTTCTCGCTCGGCGCAAACCTACTGCTGAAATATCTCGGGGAAACCGAGCAGCCCGCCGTCGGATCCGCCATCGCGGTGTCGGTCCCCTTCGTCTTACGCGATGCCATGCTCAGACTGGATATCGGATTCTCCAAGATCTATCGGCGCTATCTGCTCGGAAAGCTCAAGGTCAGCCTGCGGCGGAAGTTCGCCGGGCGGCGCTTCCCGCTCGACGTCGATTTGGACGCCATCCGTGATTTCAACGCGTTCGACGACTCGGTAACCGCACCCCTGAACGGGTTCGAGGGCGTCTTCGATTACTACAGCCGGGCGAGCTGCCGGCAGTACCTTCCGACCATCCGCACCCCGACGCTCATCATCCAGGCCGTCGACGATCCATTCATGTTTCCGACCACCATCCCTTGGGAGCATGAGCTCGGCCCAGGGATCACCCTGGAGCTCGCCGATCACGGTGGCCATGTCGGCTTCATCGACGGCCGCTGGCCGTGGCGTGCGCACTACTGGCTCGAGGATCGGATCGTCAGCGGCCTAAGGAAGACATGCCGACCGGGCTAA
- a CDS encoding SOUL family heme-binding protein — MAVEEPDYTVVRTFPDFELRRYPPYAVAETEVAGPFDEAGNQAFRILAGYIFGDNRAKAKIEMTAPVSQRPAADEGERIEMTAPVVQRPARGAEGETFVVSFVMPDRFTLDTLPEPSDPRVRLREEPGKLMAVRRYSGRWTEKSYRENETRLLRAVEEAGLKPLAAPVYARYNSPFSLWFMRRNEVMVEVAESGTNP, encoded by the coding sequence ATGGCCGTCGAGGAACCGGATTACACGGTTGTTCGGACCTTTCCGGATTTCGAGCTTCGGCGTTATCCGCCGTATGCCGTTGCGGAAACCGAGGTCGCGGGCCCCTTCGACGAGGCCGGGAATCAGGCGTTTCGCATCCTCGCCGGCTACATCTTCGGAGACAATCGCGCGAAGGCCAAGATCGAGATGACGGCGCCGGTCAGCCAACGGCCTGCGGCGGACGAGGGCGAGCGCATCGAGATGACTGCACCCGTGGTGCAGCGTCCTGCGAGGGGGGCCGAAGGCGAGACCTTCGTGGTCAGCTTCGTCATGCCGGATCGGTTTACGCTGGACACCCTGCCCGAGCCGAGCGACCCTCGTGTGCGCCTGCGTGAAGAGCCCGGCAAGCTGATGGCGGTGCGCCGCTATTCCGGCCGTTGGACCGAAAAGAGCTATCGCGAGAACGAGACCCGGCTGCTGCGTGCCGTTGAGGAAGCCGGTCTGAAGCCTCTCGCCGCACCCGTCTATGCGCGCTACAACTCGCCCTTCTCGCTCTGGTTTATGCGACGAAACGAGGTCATGGTCGAGGTTGCGGAGTCCGGGACGAACCCTTGA
- the glgX gene encoding glycogen debranching protein GlgX, with protein MPVDQGPFQILPGRRYPNGASVEDDGVNFSVFSRHACGAELLLYRSADSAEPSQVVRLDPEVNHTFFYWHVLVVDLPPGTHYTWRMEGPFEPRAHGWRFDAGTELLDPWARAVNLSHWDRWSRLNKGVKPHDSPRALVLAEEYDWEGDTPIRRPTEQTIIYELHVGGFTRHASSGVHNPGTFLGLIEKIPYLKDLGITHVELMPVMAFDEQDVPPGVWEAGLRNFWGYSSFGFFSPHPGYCVTPEQGTHRREFRDMVKALHKAGIGVILDVVFNHTSEGGNGGPIMSFKGLGNETFYCLDSLDKRIYMDFTGCGNTVNANHPVVSRFIIDALEYWVREMHVDGFRFDLASAMARDSDGRPMANPPVLWAIELSDTLSASKIIAEAWDAAGLYQVGSFPGYRWMEWNGCFRDSVRRFVRGDPGLVPEIATRLAGSSDLYQANLRQPINSVNFVTCHDGFTLWDLVSYERKYNHANREDNRDGTDNNLSWNCGVEGETENPEILALRRRQAKNLLTLMFMSQGIPMLLAGDEVLRTQQGNNNTWCQDNPVGWFDWSLVERNGDMLRFVRGLIALRKRHASLRRRHFLSGQPRNGSDFPDVVWHGTTPGDPPWDDPDARVLAFTLARARQDEDLLCVLINMDAEAKRFEIPKIEQCRWFTALDTGRASPTDLILPEDQIALETASVLVRSRSIQILEGR; from the coding sequence ATGCCAGTCGATCAAGGTCCTTTTCAGATCCTACCGGGTCGGCGCTACCCTAACGGGGCGAGCGTCGAAGACGACGGGGTCAACTTCTCCGTGTTCAGCCGCCATGCCTGCGGGGCCGAGCTGCTGCTGTATCGGAGCGCGGACAGCGCGGAGCCCTCCCAGGTCGTTCGGCTGGATCCGGAGGTCAACCACACGTTCTTCTATTGGCATGTTCTCGTCGTGGATCTTCCGCCGGGAACCCACTACACCTGGCGCATGGAAGGTCCGTTCGAGCCCCGTGCGCACGGTTGGCGTTTCGACGCCGGGACCGAGCTGCTGGACCCCTGGGCGCGCGCCGTCAACCTGTCGCATTGGGATCGCTGGAGTCGCCTGAACAAGGGGGTGAAGCCGCATGACTCGCCCCGCGCCCTGGTCCTTGCCGAAGAGTACGATTGGGAGGGAGACACGCCGATCCGCCGCCCGACCGAGCAGACGATCATCTACGAGCTGCATGTCGGCGGCTTTACCCGCCATGCCAGCTCGGGCGTGCATAACCCCGGGACCTTCCTCGGTCTGATCGAAAAGATCCCGTATCTGAAGGATCTCGGCATCACACATGTCGAGCTGATGCCGGTCATGGCGTTCGACGAGCAGGACGTCCCGCCGGGTGTCTGGGAGGCCGGGCTACGGAATTTTTGGGGCTACAGCAGCTTCGGTTTTTTCTCGCCCCATCCCGGTTACTGCGTCACGCCCGAGCAGGGCACGCATCGGCGCGAGTTCCGCGACATGGTCAAGGCCCTCCACAAGGCCGGGATCGGCGTCATCCTGGATGTGGTGTTCAACCACACCAGCGAGGGCGGCAACGGCGGTCCGATCATGAGCTTCAAGGGGCTCGGCAACGAGACCTTCTATTGCCTGGACAGTCTGGACAAACGCATCTACATGGACTTCACGGGCTGCGGCAATACGGTCAACGCCAATCACCCCGTGGTGTCTCGTTTCATCATCGACGCCCTCGAGTATTGGGTCCGCGAGATGCATGTGGACGGCTTCCGTTTCGATCTCGCCAGCGCCATGGCACGGGACTCGGACGGACGGCCGATGGCCAATCCGCCCGTGCTCTGGGCGATCGAGCTCTCCGATACGCTCAGCGCGTCCAAGATCATCGCCGAGGCATGGGATGCCGCCGGTCTGTATCAGGTCGGCAGCTTTCCGGGCTATCGCTGGATGGAATGGAACGGCTGCTTTCGCGACAGCGTGCGGCGGTTCGTTCGCGGCGACCCGGGGCTGGTTCCGGAGATCGCGACCCGGCTCGCGGGCAGCAGCGACCTCTACCAGGCCAACCTGCGTCAGCCCATCAACAGCGTGAACTTCGTCACCTGCCACGACGGCTTCACACTCTGGGATCTCGTTTCCTACGAGCGCAAGTACAATCATGCGAACCGCGAGGATAATCGCGACGGGACCGACAACAACCTGAGCTGGAACTGCGGGGTCGAGGGTGAGACCGAGAACCCCGAGATCCTCGCGCTGCGCCGACGTCAGGCCAAGAATCTGTTGACCCTGATGTTCATGAGCCAGGGTATCCCGATGCTGTTGGCCGGCGACGAGGTGCTGCGTACCCAGCAAGGCAACAACAACACCTGGTGCCAGGACAACCCCGTCGGCTGGTTCGACTGGTCGTTGGTCGAGCGCAACGGCGATATGCTGCGGTTCGTGCGCGGATTGATCGCATTGCGCAAGCGTCATGCGAGTCTGCGTCGCCGCCACTTCCTGTCCGGACAGCCGCGCAACGGCAGCGATTTTCCGGATGTCGTGTGGCATGGAACCACGCCGGGCGATCCGCCTTGGGACGACCCGGACGCTCGGGTGCTCGCCTTCACCTTGGCGCGCGCGCGCCAAGACGAGGACTTGCTCTGCGTGCTCATCAACATGGATGCCGAGGCGAAGCGCTTCGAGATTCCGAAGATCGAGCAGTGTCGGTGGTTCACTGCGCTCGACACCGGACGGGCGAGCCCGACCGATCTGATCCTGCCCGAGGATCAGATTGCGCTCGAAACCGCGTCGGTCCTGGTGCGTTCGCGTAGTATTCAGATCTTGGAGGGACGCTAA
- a CDS encoding polysaccharide deacetylase family protein translates to MTRTDIYHALGLHMHQPPGNLRLLIDANPWEAEEIIRCYERVPRYALEYRDVARLHVGFSGVLLEQLIDPEIVDRYRHIVDIPAMLERYREADNIELIGMGYSHPIFPLIPHADWSEQLALGRAQMEQVFGRAPRGFWPPEMAFTMAMIPALVQAGYDYVVVDGVHVRPEDGVSDVFRPYIACHEGVCISVVPRDRDVSNAQESGLNPRWFRDEVLWRTAGSPRPDERRLVTTWSDGENGGWFRQTHEPSGFFGHFFAPYMEQVRDGTCPIIPVRLGDYLGRATPTAYAQIQTGAWNVGSTSGEDLSQWAGSERQREAVAEVARLSARYWQLVRGSADAAAQGGEPLSRARRLILEAETSCFLFWGDSWIPYLQERTHDASLALDAAEIALVQPPRANATGLGLGGLAE, encoded by the coding sequence ATGACTCGGACCGACATTTATCACGCCCTCGGGTTGCACATGCACCAGCCGCCGGGCAACCTGCGCCTCCTGATCGATGCCAATCCTTGGGAGGCCGAGGAGATCATTCGGTGCTATGAGCGCGTGCCGCGCTACGCCCTGGAGTATCGCGACGTCGCAAGGCTGCATGTCGGGTTTTCAGGTGTGTTGCTCGAGCAGCTTATCGATCCGGAGATCGTCGACCGGTATCGTCACATCGTCGACATTCCGGCGATGCTCGAGCGCTACCGAGAAGCCGACAACATCGAGCTGATCGGCATGGGCTACTCCCACCCGATCTTCCCTTTGATACCGCATGCCGATTGGTCGGAGCAGCTTGCCTTGGGACGGGCGCAGATGGAGCAGGTCTTCGGGCGCGCGCCGCGCGGCTTTTGGCCCCCGGAGATGGCCTTCACCATGGCGATGATTCCCGCGCTGGTGCAGGCCGGCTACGACTATGTGGTCGTCGACGGCGTGCATGTCCGGCCGGAGGACGGCGTCAGCGACGTCTTTCGCCCCTATATCGCCTGCCATGAGGGCGTCTGCATCAGCGTCGTTCCGCGCGATCGCGATGTCTCCAACGCCCAGGAGAGCGGACTCAACCCGCGTTGGTTTCGCGACGAGGTCCTGTGGCGGACGGCAGGCTCGCCGAGGCCGGACGAGAGGCGGCTCGTCACGACCTGGTCGGACGGCGAGAACGGCGGCTGGTTTCGCCAGACCCACGAGCCATCCGGATTTTTCGGTCACTTCTTCGCGCCTTACATGGAGCAGGTGCGCGACGGGACCTGCCCGATCATCCCGGTACGTCTCGGGGACTATCTCGGGCGGGCGACGCCGACGGCCTATGCGCAGATCCAAACCGGTGCCTGGAACGTCGGATCCACCTCCGGAGAGGATCTCTCACAGTGGGCGGGCAGCGAGCGGCAGCGCGAAGCGGTCGCGGAGGTCGCACGGCTCAGTGCCCGCTATTGGCAGCTCGTGCGTGGATCCGCGGATGCGGCCGCTCAGGGCGGGGAGCCCCTGTCGCGTGCTCGTCGCTTGATTCTCGAGGCCGAGACCAGTTGCTTTCTCTTTTGGGGCGATTCCTGGATCCCGTATCTGCAGGAACGCACCCATGACGCATCGCTCGCATTGGACGCGGCGGAGATCGCGCTTGTGCAGCCGCCCCGGGCGAATGCGACAGGGCTTGGTTTGGGCGGCCTCGCGGAGTGA
- a CDS encoding DUF4912 domain-containing protein — MLASAGDGGLCAFWHLSGDDVIPATAGFARGGAKPVPVLRLRRLDAGGTTQVKEVTLPLRGPGGHGEQIFAVDPRPSRYDAELGLSDAAGGWVMLTRSNVLEHGARVDIRLSPAERPKIPTDRSIKAPAPSARPLTDHPQTGSTAPPSIQPREQFNAPPTVPEQPGIRAVDVLARRRAGLDQGPGRDPGFAHHREAKPFAEGPLQPGRTDQSTTTPSDFDSEASASRDPVSGLRSEVAVPEPADSPGRRSSLSPTAPVRYGQPTPGSTELMIEAELRVNGCAAPGSLIDLFGHPYRVGPGGRFQLVIRVDDPELIKRAFELNPPNLPDRSTDA; from the coding sequence GTGCTCGCAAGCGCAGGCGATGGTGGACTTTGCGCCTTCTGGCACCTCTCGGGCGACGACGTGATCCCCGCCACGGCCGGTTTCGCACGCGGCGGCGCAAAGCCGGTGCCGGTGCTGCGTCTACGGCGCCTTGACGCCGGCGGTACAACGCAGGTGAAGGAAGTCACCCTGCCGCTGCGGGGTCCGGGGGGGCACGGGGAGCAGATCTTTGCGGTCGATCCTAGGCCGTCGCGTTACGACGCCGAGTTGGGTCTGAGCGACGCTGCCGGTGGTTGGGTGATGCTCACCCGTTCAAATGTTCTGGAGCACGGCGCGCGGGTCGATATCCGCTTGTCGCCAGCCGAGCGCCCGAAGATACCCACCGATAGGTCGATCAAGGCGCCGGCGCCGTCTGCGAGGCCCCTAACGGATCATCCGCAGACGGGATCTACAGCGCCGCCGTCAATACAGCCGCGCGAGCAGTTCAACGCGCCGCCTACTGTTCCCGAGCAGCCGGGGATCCGCGCTGTCGACGTCTTGGCGCGGCGCCGTGCGGGCCTCGATCAGGGCCCCGGTCGCGATCCGGGCTTTGCTCACCACCGCGAGGCCAAGCCGTTCGCTGAGGGCCCGTTACAACCTGGTCGCACCGATCAATCGACGACCACGCCGTCGGATTTCGATTCCGAAGCCTCAGCGTCGCGAGACCCGGTGTCGGGATTGCGAAGCGAAGTTGCCGTCCCCGAGCCGGCTGATTCACCCGGCCGGCGCTCGAGCCTATCGCCCACCGCGCCCGTGCGTTACGGCCAGCCGACGCCGGGCAGCACCGAGCTGATGATCGAGGCCGAGCTTCGTGTCAACGGCTGTGCCGCACCCGGCTCGCTGATTGATCTCTTCGGACACCCCTACCGTGTCGGACCGGGAGGCCGTTTCCAGCTGGTCATTCGGGTCGATGATCCGGAATTGATCAAGCGGGCTTTCGAGCTCAATCCTCCGAACCTGCCCGATCGCTCCACGGACGCCTAA
- a CDS encoding TolC family outer membrane protein, protein MRTRLSTLIAALLCGLATASQAEDLLQIYDLAVQSDPTIREAEQNLFATREVKPQARALLLPNLSVVGTADYQNVDASGTTSFGTSFSRNDTFGTQGVQAVVSQSVYNRANWMTLSQTENIIAQAEAQYRDAQIALMVNTTDAYLQVLRASDAVTVQAALVRANERQLEQSRQRFEVGLVAITDVNDSLAAYDQSRANLISAQNLLDNAWEALRRIVGPIRVPLARLGDKLPLAPPDPNDIDAWAEAAMRGNYGIIAASEAVGAAKKSIEIERSGFYPSVDLQAGYDIARSGAEFNTDSDTGFVGLTVNVPIYQGGAVASRTRQAGFNFRATQDQLDATRRQVDQQVKDAFRGVMSSIADVQARQAAVVSARSSLESTEAGQEVGTRTQVDVLNAQRLLFQAEFDYLSSRYDYILNGVRLHQATSTLTRDIIARGNAWLDPSDTVQPPAY, encoded by the coding sequence ATGCGAACACGCCTTTCGACCCTGATCGCCGCACTACTTTGCGGTCTGGCAACGGCGAGCCAAGCCGAAGATCTGCTTCAGATCTACGACCTGGCAGTTCAGAGCGACCCGACGATTCGCGAGGCCGAGCAAAATCTCTTCGCGACACGCGAGGTGAAACCCCAAGCTCGAGCCCTGCTCTTGCCGAATCTGAGCGTCGTCGGCACGGCGGACTATCAAAACGTCGATGCGAGCGGGACCACCAGTTTCGGGACGAGTTTCAGTCGAAACGATACCTTCGGCACCCAGGGGGTCCAGGCCGTGGTGAGCCAATCGGTCTACAACCGGGCTAACTGGATGACCTTGAGTCAGACCGAAAACATTATTGCCCAGGCCGAGGCGCAATACCGCGATGCCCAGATCGCCTTGATGGTCAATACGACCGATGCCTATCTCCAGGTCTTGCGCGCTTCCGACGCCGTGACTGTGCAGGCCGCGTTGGTTCGGGCGAACGAGCGCCAACTCGAGCAATCGCGGCAGCGCTTCGAGGTCGGACTGGTCGCCATCACGGACGTCAACGACAGCTTGGCCGCTTACGATCAATCGCGCGCCAATCTGATCTCGGCGCAAAACCTCCTCGACAACGCTTGGGAGGCGCTGCGCCGAATCGTCGGCCCGATCCGCGTGCCGCTCGCGCGTCTGGGCGATAAGCTGCCGCTCGCGCCGCCGGACCCGAACGACATCGATGCCTGGGCTGAAGCCGCCATGCGTGGGAACTACGGCATCATTGCCGCAAGCGAGGCGGTCGGTGCAGCCAAGAAGTCCATCGAGATCGAGCGTTCTGGCTTTTATCCCTCGGTGGATCTGCAGGCCGGCTACGACATCGCGCGATCGGGAGCGGAGTTCAACACCGACTCGGATACGGGCTTCGTCGGACTGACCGTCAATGTGCCCATCTACCAAGGCGGCGCGGTTGCGTCTCGAACCCGCCAGGCCGGTTTCAACTTCCGCGCGACGCAGGACCAACTCGACGCGACGCGCCGTCAGGTCGATCAACAGGTGAAGGACGCCTTTCGCGGCGTCATGTCGAGCATCGCCGATGTGCAGGCGCGACAAGCCGCGGTGGTGTCGGCGCGCTCGTCGCTCGAGTCCACGGAGGCCGGCCAGGAGGTCGGAACCCGCACCCAGGTCGACGTTCTGAATGCTCAGCGCCTGTTGTTTCAGGCCGAGTTCGATTATCTGAGCTCGCGCTACGACTACATCCTCAACGGCGTGCGTCTGCACCAGGCGACCAGCACCCTGACGCGGGACATCATCGCCAGGGGCAATGCCTGGCTCGATCCCTCGGACACCGTGCAGCCCCCGGCCTACTGA